The following coding sequences are from one Acomys russatus chromosome 16, mAcoRus1.1, whole genome shotgun sequence window:
- the Tubd1 gene encoding tubulin delta chain isoform X1 produces MSIVTVQLGQCGNQTGFEVFDTLFRDSHCSQGLCSKRENEAYQASCTERFFREEENGVPVARAVLVDMEPKVINQTLAKATQSGRWKYGQHTCFCQKQGSGNNWAYGYSVHGPKHEESVMNLIQKEVEKCDSLSGFFITMSMAGGTGSGLGAFVTQKLQDQYSSALKINQIVWPYGTGEVSVQNYNSVLTLSHLYRSSDALLVHENDAVHKICATRMNIKQISFRDLNQVLAHQLGSVFQPTYSEDGVFHYRRNPLGNGPLSPKACLMLGHFVWWLSTTELCFFPNQGDLVEHLVPHPEFKMLGVRNIPQMSANSLAYSTFTWAGLLKHLRQMLISSAKMEEGVDWQVRPPISGLPPLGKMAVHKGPHFNTSIANLVILRGKDVQSADVEGFKDPALYTSWLEPVHAFSMWKTQRAFDKYEKSAALVSNSQLLVKPLDTIVGKAWNMFASKAYIHQYTKFGMEEEDFLDSFTLLEQVVASYGNL; encoded by the exons ATGTCAATAGTAACCGTGCAGCTTGGACAGTGTGGcaaccagactggctttgaggtGTTTGACACTTTATTTAGAGACTCACACTGTTCCCAAGGACTCTGCtccaagagagaaaatgaagctTATCAAGCGTCCTGCACAGAAAGGTttttcagagaggaagagaatggag TTCCAGTTGCCCGGGCTGTTCTTGTTGACATGGAACCGAAAGTTATCAATCAAACACTAGCAAAAGCTACCCAGTCTGGCCGGTGGAAATACGGTCAGCACACATGCTTCTGTCAGAAACAAGGATCTGGGAACAACTGGGCATATGG TTACTCTGTGCATGGACCGAAGCATGAAGAATCTGTAATGAACTTAATCCAAAAGGAGGTGGAGAAATGTGACTCCCTGAGTGGATTTTTCATCACGATGAGTATGGCCGGGGGAACAGGGTCAGGGCTGGGAGCCTTCGTTACACAGAAGTTACAGGACCAGTACTCCAGCGCCCTGAAAATAAATCAGATCGTATGGCCTTATGGAACTGGCGAG GTTAGTGTGCAGAACTACAACTCCGTCTTGACTCTCTCTCACTTGTACCGGTCGTCAGATGCCCTCCTCGTCCATGAGAATGACGCCGTCCATAAGATCTGCGCCACTCGGATGAACATCAAGCAGATCTCCTTCAGAGATCTGAATCAGGTTCTTGCCCATCAGCTGGGGAGCGTGTTCCAGCCTACATACTCTGAGGACGGCGTGTTTCACTACCGCAGGAATCCACTGGGTAACGGACCCCTCT CCCCAAAG GCCTGCCTCATGCTAGGACACTTTGTTTGGTGGCTCTCTACCACAGAACTATGCTTCTTCCCAAATCAGG gAGACTTAGTGGAACATTTGGTTCCCCACCCTGAATTTAAGATGCTGGGTGTCCGAAACATTCCTCAGATGTCTGCAAACTCCCTGGCGTACAGCACGTTTACCTGGGCTGGCCTGCTCAAGCATTTAAGACAGATGCTTATTTCCAGTGCAAAAATGGAAGAAG GTGTGGACTGGCAGGTGCGGCCTCCCATATCAGGCCTTCCACCTCTGGGCAAAATGGCAGTCCACAAAGGACCTCATTTTAACACTTCTATTGCTAACTTGGTCATCCTCCGTGGGAAAGACGTGCAAAGTGCAGATGTGG aAGGATTTAAGGACCCAGCTCTCTACACTTCCTGGTTGGAGCCAGTTCATGCTTTCAGCATGTGGAAAACCCAGCGAGCTTTTGACAAGTATGAGAAGTCTGCGGCACTGGTCAGCAATAGCCAGCTCTTAGTAAAGCCACTTGATACAATTGTGGGCAAGGCATGGAATATGTTTGCATCCAA AGCCTATATCCACCAGTACACAAAATTTGGAATGGAGGAAGAAGACTTTTTGGACAGCTTTACATTGTTAGAACAAGTTGTTGCCAGCTATGGTAATCTCTGA
- the Tubd1 gene encoding tubulin delta chain isoform X2, which yields MSIVTVQLGQCGNQTGFEVFDTLFRDSHCSQGLCSKRENEAYQASCTERFFREEENGVPVARAVLVDMEPKVINQTLAKATQSGRWKYGQHTCFCQKQGSGNNWAYGYSVHGPKHEESVMNLIQKEVEKCDSLSGFFITMSMAGGTGSGLGAFVTQKLQDQYSSALKINQIVWPYGTGEVSVQNYNSVLTLSHLYRSSDALLVHENDAVHKICATRMNIKQISFRDLNQVLAHQLGSVFQPTYSEDGVFHYRRNPLGDLVEHLVPHPEFKMLGVRNIPQMSANSLAYSTFTWAGLLKHLRQMLISSAKMEEGVDWQVRPPISGLPPLGKMAVHKGPHFNTSIANLVILRGKDVQSADVEGFKDPALYTSWLEPVHAFSMWKTQRAFDKYEKSAALVSNSQLLVKPLDTIVGKAWNMFASKAYIHQYTKFGMEEEDFLDSFTLLEQVVASYGNL from the exons ATGTCAATAGTAACCGTGCAGCTTGGACAGTGTGGcaaccagactggctttgaggtGTTTGACACTTTATTTAGAGACTCACACTGTTCCCAAGGACTCTGCtccaagagagaaaatgaagctTATCAAGCGTCCTGCACAGAAAGGTttttcagagaggaagagaatggag TTCCAGTTGCCCGGGCTGTTCTTGTTGACATGGAACCGAAAGTTATCAATCAAACACTAGCAAAAGCTACCCAGTCTGGCCGGTGGAAATACGGTCAGCACACATGCTTCTGTCAGAAACAAGGATCTGGGAACAACTGGGCATATGG TTACTCTGTGCATGGACCGAAGCATGAAGAATCTGTAATGAACTTAATCCAAAAGGAGGTGGAGAAATGTGACTCCCTGAGTGGATTTTTCATCACGATGAGTATGGCCGGGGGAACAGGGTCAGGGCTGGGAGCCTTCGTTACACAGAAGTTACAGGACCAGTACTCCAGCGCCCTGAAAATAAATCAGATCGTATGGCCTTATGGAACTGGCGAG GTTAGTGTGCAGAACTACAACTCCGTCTTGACTCTCTCTCACTTGTACCGGTCGTCAGATGCCCTCCTCGTCCATGAGAATGACGCCGTCCATAAGATCTGCGCCACTCGGATGAACATCAAGCAGATCTCCTTCAGAGATCTGAATCAGGTTCTTGCCCATCAGCTGGGGAGCGTGTTCCAGCCTACATACTCTGAGGACGGCGTGTTTCACTACCGCAGGAATCCACTGG gAGACTTAGTGGAACATTTGGTTCCCCACCCTGAATTTAAGATGCTGGGTGTCCGAAACATTCCTCAGATGTCTGCAAACTCCCTGGCGTACAGCACGTTTACCTGGGCTGGCCTGCTCAAGCATTTAAGACAGATGCTTATTTCCAGTGCAAAAATGGAAGAAG GTGTGGACTGGCAGGTGCGGCCTCCCATATCAGGCCTTCCACCTCTGGGCAAAATGGCAGTCCACAAAGGACCTCATTTTAACACTTCTATTGCTAACTTGGTCATCCTCCGTGGGAAAGACGTGCAAAGTGCAGATGTGG aAGGATTTAAGGACCCAGCTCTCTACACTTCCTGGTTGGAGCCAGTTCATGCTTTCAGCATGTGGAAAACCCAGCGAGCTTTTGACAAGTATGAGAAGTCTGCGGCACTGGTCAGCAATAGCCAGCTCTTAGTAAAGCCACTTGATACAATTGTGGGCAAGGCATGGAATATGTTTGCATCCAA AGCCTATATCCACCAGTACACAAAATTTGGAATGGAGGAAGAAGACTTTTTGGACAGCTTTACATTGTTAGAACAAGTTGTTGCCAGCTATGGTAATCTCTGA